A single window of Theropithecus gelada isolate Dixy chromosome 9, Tgel_1.0, whole genome shotgun sequence DNA harbors:
- the ANTXRL gene encoding LOW QUALITY PROTEIN: anthrax toxin receptor-like (The sequence of the model RefSeq protein was modified relative to this genomic sequence to represent the inferred CDS: deleted 1 base in 1 codon; substituted 1 base at 1 genomic stop codon), translating to MQPEVPLLXRTPREVFPLLTPHVALVLSQDFSELSKPHKCPQGGRFVPSAQGIFSSWLYFLLPLLLLPLLLCCLWRLCRKKTVKEPPPVQKPEKEPEQEKPPPPPPPSPPPPLPPPPPPPPPPPAPVNTCPTVIVCRCACQGVCGMRGIEGNLDTFCDLSHPSCHQVPWMWCQRRDQGRYLSLALAQSQYAQAPCCPRICFPHSQESLSLPQAPCRPKMCLRHSPECLALKQAPCSPRMCLRHNQHTRECLALKQAPCSPRICLRHSPEYFSQAQTLCSPKSCLQPGRQCLPVTCSSRCHLLPARCSRPPSRILPLLSPLLRHTAEPPLSLPPSEPNF from the exons ATGCAGCCCGAGGTTCCTTTATTGTGAAGAACACCCAGAGAAGTGTTCCCATTGCTTACACCCCATGTGGCCCTGGTTCTGAGCCAGGACTTT TCTGAGCTGTCTAAACCTCACAAGTGCCCCCAGGGAGGGCGGTTCGTTCCCTCTGCACAG GGGATTTTCAGCAGCTGGCTCTATTTTTTGCTGCCTCTGCTGCTTCTGCCACTACTGCTGTGTTGTCTCTGGCGGCTGTGCCGCAAGAAG ACTGTCAAGGAGCCACCACCTGTGCAGAAGCCAGAAAAG gagccagagcaggagaaaccaccacctccaccaccaccatcaccaccaccgccTCTGCCTCCACCACCTCCGCCCCCACCTCCGCCCCCAGCTCCTGTAAACACCTGCCCCACCGTGATTGTTTGTCGCTGTGCATGCCAAGGAGTGTGCGGGATGAGAGGGATAGAG GGCAATCTGGATACCTTTTGTGACCTCTCTCACCCAAGCTGCCACCAGGTGCCATGGATGTGGTGTCAGCGCAGGGACCAG GGGAGGTACCTCAGCTTAGCTCTTGCACAGTCCCAATACGCACAGGCTCCCTGCTGCCCAAGGATCTGCTTTCCACACAGCCAGGAGTCCCTTTCCCTACCACAGGCTCCCTGCCGCCCAAAGATGTGCCTGAGACACAGCCCGGAGTGCCTCGCCCTCAAACAGGCTCCCTGCAGCCCAAGGATGTGCCTGAGACACAACCAACACACCCGGGAGTGCCTTGCCCTCAAACAGGCTCCCTGCAGCCCTAGGATCTGCCTGAGACACAGCCCGGAGTACTTTTCCCAAGCACAGACTCTGTGCAGCCCAAAGAGCTGCCTTCAACCTGGCCGGCAGTGCCTCCCCGTCACCTGCTCCTCCAGGTGCCACCTCCTCCCTGCTAGGTGCTCAAGGCCTCCCTCCAGGATCCTGCCGCTGCTGTCCCCACTGCTCAGGCACACTGCAGAAccccctctgtccctccctccctcggaGCCCAACTTCTAA